The Streptococcus sp. 29896 genome includes a region encoding these proteins:
- the essB gene encoding type VII secretion protein EssB has protein sequence MKEETFVFGGQEFVFLKGDKEWHLDVKRSDVATQELSDLLLLDLHHPQFLQQEMTVDEDTVHFTYHLDAFGQTFEDMKEKEVSEKLRLSLNVLELKQALKLPITFFVHPSSVFITKDGRAKLAYRAIPEKMVPQTLDAADLLKQLKSYILALFTEHDFMDLYNGALDVVPVPEFLDTIRKAEDMDSLEGLLQGYFQDKLEEEKATLTRVSRSKHRLYRYATIWLSALAGLLVLPLIYLVFMHNPFKEKMLDADTAFIKVDYPGVISELERVEVSNLPYTQKYTLAYAYIQGFDLSNEQRSVILNNVTLKSDEQYLDYWIEIGRGNSQEALDLAKRLDDSDLILYALYQQMEQVRENTTLSGEERETTLDELKAEYQKYWDTRTTILNEDGSQVETGTSSTSSSTSSSTSSTEPSSTSPSSSSGE, from the coding sequence GTGAAAGAAGAAACATTTGTCTTTGGTGGACAGGAATTTGTCTTTTTAAAGGGTGATAAAGAGTGGCACCTTGATGTAAAACGGTCTGATGTGGCAACTCAAGAGCTATCTGACCTGCTCTTGTTGGATCTGCACCACCCTCAATTTTTACAACAGGAAATGACGGTGGATGAAGATACAGTTCATTTCACCTATCATCTGGATGCATTTGGGCAAACCTTTGAGGACATGAAAGAGAAAGAGGTCTCTGAAAAACTACGACTTTCTCTCAATGTTTTAGAATTGAAGCAGGCTTTGAAATTGCCAATCACCTTTTTCGTGCATCCGTCATCTGTCTTTATTACTAAGGATGGTCGGGCCAAACTAGCCTATCGGGCTATCCCGGAGAAGATGGTGCCTCAGACCTTGGATGCTGCGGATTTGTTGAAGCAATTAAAATCTTATATCCTTGCCTTATTTACAGAGCATGATTTTATGGATCTTTACAATGGTGCGCTGGATGTGGTTCCTGTACCGGAGTTCTTAGATACCATTCGCAAGGCAGAGGATATGGATAGTTTGGAAGGACTTTTGCAGGGCTATTTTCAGGATAAGTTGGAGGAGGAGAAGGCGACTTTGACAAGGGTTTCTCGCTCTAAGCACCGTCTCTATCGCTATGCGACCATCTGGCTTTCTGCTCTGGCAGGATTATTGGTCTTGCCGCTGATTTATCTAGTTTTCATGCACAATCCCTTCAAGGAAAAAATGCTGGATGCGGATACGGCCTTCATCAAGGTGGACTATCCTGGGGTGATTAGTGAGCTGGAGCGGGTAGAGGTCTCTAATCTTCCCTACACTCAAAAATACACGCTTGCCTATGCCTACATCCAAGGGTTTGATTTGAGTAATGAACAACGTTCTGTTATCTTAAATAATGTAACGCTCAAATCAGATGAGCAATACTTGGACTACTGGATTGAAATTGGTCGTGGTAATAGCCAAGAAGCTTTGGATTTGGCCAAGCGTTTGGATGATTCGGATTTGATTTTGTATGCTCTTTATCAGCAAATGGAACAGGTTCGTGAAAATACGACTTTGTCGGGAGAAGAGCGGGAAACAACCTTGGATGAGTTGAAAGCGGAGTATCAAAAGTATTGGGATACCCGAACTACGATTTTGAATGAAGATGGGTCACAGGTGGAAACAGGTACAAGTTCGACGTCTAGTTCAACCTCTAGTTCAACCTCTTCTACAGAGCCATCATCAACGAGTCCATCGAGCTCGAGCGGGGAGTAA
- a CDS encoding EsaB/YukD family protein has protein sequence METHINVTLHDGGRIRDLRIPTHIEVRRLIKELDGIFEKENARKKYQLHVVNKGFILDEGKVLADYPVTTGDIVEVLEV, from the coding sequence ATGGAGACGCATATCAATGTTACCTTACATGATGGAGGACGAATCAGGGACTTACGGATTCCGACTCACATTGAGGTTAGGAGATTAATCAAGGAGTTGGATGGCATCTTCGAAAAAGAGAATGCTAGAAAAAAATACCAACTCCATGTTGTTAATAAGGGGTTCATTTTGGACGAAGGGAAAGTATTAGCCGATTATCCTGTGACAACGGGAGATATTGTAGAGGTTTTGGAGGTTTAG
- the essA gene encoding type VII secretion protein EssA, producing MKKIALVLSCLVLFLPVGIEASELGDNSLQIDSSRIEVEKEKKIGSQDLLVQSLFLAPDQAELTAKKEADQVLLEHQLNSLFQTGEKPSTDILQVGTLFDTRTHKVMTTKVDSGTEGAPAGLLSGLFFASIVVGILLLASLATYLMGKDEVGLE from the coding sequence ATGAAAAAGATAGCACTTGTTCTTAGTTGCCTGGTTCTCTTTCTTCCGGTTGGGATAGAAGCGTCCGAACTTGGAGACAATAGTCTTCAAATTGATAGTTCACGCATTGAAGTAGAAAAAGAAAAGAAAATAGGTAGTCAGGATTTACTGGTCCAATCTTTGTTTCTGGCGCCAGATCAAGCAGAATTGACTGCCAAAAAAGAAGCTGATCAAGTATTATTAGAGCATCAGCTAAATAGCCTATTCCAAACTGGTGAGAAACCAAGCACGGATATTTTGCAAGTGGGGACCTTGTTTGATACTCGGACCCATAAGGTGATGACAACCAAGGTAGATAGTGGGACAGAGGGGGCTCCAGCAGGGCTTCTCTCTGGCCTGTTTTTTGCTTCTATTGTAGTTGGCATTCTATTGCTTGCAAGTTTAGCAACCTATTTGATGGGTAAGGATGAAGTAGGCCTGGAATAA